In a single window of the Acetivibrio cellulolyticus CD2 genome:
- a CDS encoding class I SAM-dependent methyltransferase, which translates to MEVIWNAIKNRTKDIKTVLDVATGEGYFVNLICKNISDYTSIIGIDPNENAIAKASKLYTNSRIKFHKSKAENIPYGNDMFDMVSISRALHHLGDRKASMSEMYRVLRPGGVLIINEMIRDEQNEAQITRYMYHHLRAEIDRLAGMSHNETLTRYEIKQLVGNFRFNKISFLEYNQPDIDVFNRSEIERIEEGCDKISERFEDECIKEKSLEIKGRLWRYGIQNPTQYIVIAEK; encoded by the coding sequence ATGGAAGTTATTTGGAATGCAATAAAAAATAGAACAAAAGATATAAAGACGGTATTGGATGTGGCAACAGGAGAAGGGTATTTTGTCAACCTGATATGTAAAAATATATCAGACTATACAAGCATAATAGGGATTGACCCCAATGAGAATGCAATAGCAAAAGCAAGTAAATTATACACTAATTCAAGGATAAAGTTTCATAAGTCAAAGGCTGAAAATATTCCTTATGGCAATGACATGTTTGATATGGTATCCATTTCAAGGGCATTACACCACCTTGGTGATAGAAAAGCATCAATGTCAGAAATGTACAGGGTTTTAAGACCCGGAGGAGTTCTGATAATAAATGAAATGATAAGAGATGAACAAAATGAAGCTCAAATTACAAGATATATGTATCATCATTTAAGAGCTGAAATCGATAGATTAGCTGGTATGAGCCATAATGAAACTTTAACGAGGTATGAAATAAAACAGCTTGTCGGAAATTTTAGATTTAATAAGATTAGCTTTCTAGAATATAACCAGCCTGATATAGATGTGTTTAACAGAAGTGAAATTGAAAGAATTGAAGAAGGATGCGATAAAATTTCAGAGAGATTCGAAGATGAATGTATCAAAGAAAAGTCTCTTGAGATCAAAGGAAGGTTATGGCGGTATGGCATACAGAATCCTACTCAGTATATTGTCATTGCTGAGAAATAG
- a CDS encoding damage-control phosphatase ARMT1 family protein, giving the protein MEIQLDCLPCFMRQVLDASRMATDQLEIQKAIIIDTAKLIQNYEEYKYSPSVGREMHCIVKRHTGVSDPYKDVKARNIKTALSIYPSLKHFLFKKKDRLYWALKIAATGNIIDSAIYNDIDVESQVEKELDSEFAVCDLERFEKLLKDCKTLLIIGDNAGETVFDRVLIEDFLCLNIIYAVRSEPIINDATAEDVCASDFNRSIKVLSSGCNAPGTIIEECSSEFLEIYNNADIVISKGQGNYEAMSEQKREIFFLLKAKCPIVADRLGVHVGDYVLKSNKYGE; this is encoded by the coding sequence ATGGAAATACAACTTGACTGCTTACCTTGTTTTATGAGGCAGGTGCTTGATGCCTCCAGAATGGCAACCGATCAGCTTGAAATTCAGAAAGCAATAATTATCGATACGGCAAAGCTGATACAAAATTATGAAGAATATAAGTACTCTCCATCTGTTGGTAGGGAAATGCATTGTATTGTAAAAAGGCATACAGGAGTTTCGGATCCATACAAAGATGTAAAAGCCAGGAATATCAAAACAGCCTTGAGCATTTACCCGTCTCTTAAGCATTTTTTATTTAAAAAGAAGGATAGACTGTATTGGGCCTTAAAGATAGCTGCCACTGGAAATATTATAGATTCAGCTATTTATAATGATATTGATGTGGAAAGCCAGGTTGAAAAAGAACTTGATAGCGAGTTTGCAGTTTGTGATTTAGAGAGGTTTGAAAAGTTGTTGAAAGACTGCAAGACATTGCTAATTATAGGAGACAATGCAGGGGAAACGGTATTTGACCGGGTTCTTATTGAAGATTTCCTTTGTCTGAACATTATATATGCTGTCAGAAGTGAGCCTATTATAAACGATGCTACTGCTGAAGATGTGTGTGCTTCAGATTTCAACCGTAGTATTAAAGTACTTTCTTCAGGATGTAATGCACCGGGAACGATTATTGAAGAATGCAGCAGTGAGTTCCTTGAGATATATAACAATGCAGATATAGTTATAAGCAAAGGTCAGGGTAATTATGAAGCCATGTCTGAGCAGAAAAGGGAAATATTCTTTTTACTGAAAGCAAAATGCCCAATTGTGGCAGACAGACTTGGCGTGCACGTTGGAGATTATGTACTAAAGTCTAATAAGTATGGAGAATAA
- the trpB gene encoding tryptophan synthase subunit beta, protein MNLPDNSGFYGEYGGRFVPESLIKVLDEVKQAFYRFKDDPDFQKELDYYFKYFVGRPSPLYYAERLTKQIGGAKIYLKREDLNHMGAHKINNTIGQVLLAKRLGKKRIIAETGAGQHGVATATACALFEMECIVYMGEEDTRRQALNVFRMELLGAKVVPVKTGTRTLKDAVDEALNDLIQNYENTYYMLGSTVGPDPYPEIVKHFQSIIGREVKEQIMELEGRLPDYLVACVGGGSNSIGLFAPFYDDKEVKMVGVEPAGKGLDTPDHAATISLGSPGVIHGFKCYLLQDDKGEPLPVYSIAAGLDYPGVGPEHSFYKDSGRAQYVTATDQDAIDSFLKLSKVEAIIPAIESSHAIFYGMKLAKELDKDKIIVINLSGRGDKDVAEIARILGK, encoded by the coding sequence ATGAATTTGCCAGATAACTCAGGTTTTTATGGAGAATACGGAGGACGTTTTGTGCCAGAAAGCCTCATAAAAGTATTAGACGAAGTAAAGCAAGCCTTTTACAGATTCAAGGATGATCCAGATTTTCAAAAAGAACTTGATTATTACTTCAAATACTTCGTAGGTCGGCCAAGCCCTTTATATTATGCCGAAAGACTAACAAAACAAATCGGCGGAGCAAAAATATACTTAAAACGTGAAGACCTAAACCACATGGGTGCACACAAAATAAATAATACAATCGGACAGGTTCTTCTTGCAAAACGTCTTGGGAAAAAACGAATTATTGCTGAAACAGGAGCCGGACAGCATGGCGTTGCCACTGCAACCGCATGTGCTTTATTTGAAATGGAATGCATTGTTTATATGGGTGAAGAAGACACACGCAGACAAGCATTAAATGTTTTCAGGATGGAGCTTTTAGGTGCAAAAGTTGTTCCTGTAAAAACAGGAACAAGAACGCTTAAGGATGCTGTTGATGAGGCACTGAATGACTTAATTCAGAATTATGAAAATACATATTATATGTTAGGTTCGACAGTAGGTCCTGATCCATATCCAGAAATAGTGAAACATTTCCAATCAATAATCGGAAGGGAGGTTAAGGAACAAATAATGGAACTTGAAGGCAGGCTTCCCGATTACCTTGTTGCATGTGTCGGCGGAGGCAGTAATTCCATTGGGCTGTTTGCACCTTTCTATGATGACAAGGAAGTTAAAATGGTAGGAGTTGAACCTGCAGGTAAAGGACTTGACACTCCTGATCATGCTGCTACCATATCGCTTGGAAGCCCAGGAGTTATCCATGGTTTTAAATGTTATCTGCTGCAAGATGATAAGGGTGAACCTCTTCCTGTTTATTCAATAGCAGCTGGCCTTGATTACCCTGGAGTAGGTCCCGAACACTCATTTTATAAAGACAGCGGAAGAGCACAATATGTTACAGCTACCGACCAAGATGCCATAGACTCATTTCTTAAACTTTCAAAAGTAGAAGCCATTATTCCGGCAATTGAAAGCTCTCACGCAATATTTTATGGAATGAAGCTTGCAAAAGAACTCGATAAAGACAAAATTATTGTTATAAATCTCTCAGGCAGGGGAGACAAGGACGTTGCAGAAATAGCAAGGATACTTGGCAAATAA
- a CDS encoding peptide deformylase yields the protein MAVPQVGILKRIIIVDLGEGAKKPIDPELIEAESE from the coding sequence TTGGCAGTTCCTCAGGTTGGAATATTAAAAAGAATAATTATTGTTGATCTAGGAGAAGGTGCTAAAAAACCTATAGATCCTGAATTGATTGAAGCGGAAAGTGAATGA
- a CDS encoding DUF134 domain-containing protein codes for MSRPPKWRKVEFIPNIQYFVPLDSQTANIEENILRIEEVEAIRLKDVEKLEQEECAERMEVSRQTFQRILNTGREKIADSIINGKAIRIEGGNFTRNICPVKCLDCNKEWKESYENFEKIIKGDYSCPDCQSKKIVCQNTNGQKFCKRNCWRRGKTI; via the coding sequence TTGTCAAGACCGCCAAAATGGAGAAAAGTTGAGTTTATTCCTAATATACAGTATTTTGTTCCTTTAGATTCGCAGACAGCGAATATTGAAGAGAACATTCTTAGAATTGAGGAAGTTGAAGCTATACGTTTGAAAGATGTTGAAAAATTAGAGCAGGAAGAATGTGCTGAAAGGATGGAGGTTTCAAGACAAACTTTTCAGAGAATTCTTAATACCGGAAGAGAAAAAATTGCTGACAGTATTATAAATGGAAAGGCTATTCGGATAGAGGGAGGAAATTTTACCCGCAACATTTGTCCGGTCAAATGTCTTGATTGCAACAAGGAATGGAAGGAAAGCTATGAAAACTTCGAGAAAATAATAAAAGGTGATTATTCCTGTCCAGATTGTCAATCGAAAAAAATAGTATGTCAGAATACTAATGGGCAAAAATTCTGTAAACGTAATTGCTGGAGAAGAGGTAAAACAATATAA
- a CDS encoding peptide deformylase yields the protein MVEGTGLLAWEFCHEIDHLEQSLLIDKIIPGTKKSI from the coding sequence ATGGTTGAGGGTACAGGGCTTTTGGCCTGGGAATTTTGCCACGAGATTGACCATTTAGAGCAATCCCTTTTAATAGACAAAATTATTCCTGGCACTAAGAAAAGTATATAA
- a CDS encoding ribonuclease H family protein gives MLIKQLQLKIVDGKGSLYSLIIWDEKNRVDLFFDIETKVLNIMGNNDLQQFLLSNEYQLRKLLHNKRADSYYVGFQLKFSMLDGKDIAAFNNRDNIVVKDHGSISVIIKEEKKELIEVYTDASYDEKLQKGAYSILKKDLDGNYEEHQLSSEYKDSASIELQAVIKALELYCGDLRIVTDSQYVRKGISEWMVHWKLNDWCTANGTKAKNIDMWLRLEQLCEDRYVEFGYVKAHNDHFENEYCDLLARKKRESMNCEQLKNFVF, from the coding sequence ATGTTAATAAAACAGTTGCAACTAAAGATAGTAGACGGAAAAGGAAGTTTATACAGTTTAATAATTTGGGATGAAAAAAATCGAGTAGATTTGTTTTTTGATATAGAAACTAAAGTGCTAAATATCATGGGTAATAATGATTTACAACAATTTCTTTTATCCAATGAATATCAATTGAGAAAACTATTGCATAATAAGCGTGCGGATAGTTATTATGTAGGGTTTCAGCTTAAATTTTCTATGCTTGATGGAAAAGATATAGCTGCCTTTAATAATAGAGACAACATTGTTGTTAAAGACCATGGCAGCATTAGCGTTATAATTAAGGAAGAGAAAAAGGAGCTTATCGAGGTCTATACAGATGCAAGCTATGATGAAAAACTTCAAAAAGGTGCCTACAGCATATTAAAAAAGGACTTAGATGGGAATTATGAAGAGCACCAACTTAGCAGTGAATATAAGGATTCTGCTTCTATAGAACTTCAAGCTGTTATTAAAGCTTTAGAGTTGTATTGTGGTGATTTGAGAATTGTGACCGATTCACAGTATGTTCGCAAAGGAATTAGTGAATGGATGGTGCACTGGAAATTAAACGATTGGTGTACTGCAAATGGGACTAAGGCAAAGAATATTGATATGTGGTTGAGACTTGAACAGCTTTGTGAGGATAGGTATGTTGAGTTTGGTTATGTAAAGGCTCATAATGATCATTTTGAAAACGAGTATTGTGATTTGTTGGCTCGTAAAAAACGAGAATCTATGAATTGTGAACAATTAAAAAACTTTGTTTTCTAG
- a CDS encoding alpha/beta hydrolase, with the protein MNEASSKFLDNLAIDKLLNEKLKKVNHSPKHSVFVPAEGLFTNLIKSLNFSEVNYIKSSKVHKCIEIPSFESSTYYSENNSVYLYHYPAQNANYNILFVHGLFDDNMLNYGYLFKLLNELNCNVYFMTMPYHFDRRPKSSKFSGEYFFSADIFRTQNAFKQAILDIDASFQYIGNENDLPNVLVGFSMGGCVALRHYILKKQGMSTFLINPVTDLFEVLWDSPLFVTIGSDLINSGYDMKKCEKFFVEMDPSKNLDNSFRNDKIAMVYSIYDQVIEEKKYKRFINMTGIKKTFAYHSGHLNVFRVPKLAKDIYDFVEQVSI; encoded by the coding sequence ATGAATGAAGCAAGCTCGAAATTTTTAGATAATCTGGCAATAGATAAATTGTTGAATGAAAAATTAAAAAAGGTAAATCATTCTCCTAAACATTCCGTGTTTGTTCCGGCAGAAGGTCTTTTTACAAATTTAATAAAAAGTTTGAATTTTAGTGAAGTAAATTACATTAAAAGTAGTAAAGTTCATAAATGTATTGAAATACCGTCTTTTGAAAGTTCGACATATTATTCTGAGAACAATTCTGTATATCTTTACCATTATCCTGCACAGAATGCAAATTATAATATTTTGTTTGTACATGGATTATTTGATGATAATATGCTAAATTATGGTTATTTGTTTAAACTTCTAAATGAATTGAATTGTAATGTTTATTTTATGACAATGCCTTATCACTTTGATAGAAGGCCAAAATCAAGTAAGTTTAGTGGAGAGTATTTTTTTAGTGCTGATATTTTTAGAACACAGAATGCTTTTAAACAAGCCATACTTGACATTGATGCATCTTTTCAATATATAGGGAATGAAAACGACCTTCCCAATGTGCTGGTAGGATTTAGTATGGGTGGATGCGTAGCTTTGCGGCATTATATTTTGAAAAAACAGGGGATGTCTACATTCCTAATAAACCCTGTTACTGATTTATTTGAAGTTTTATGGGATTCACCTTTGTTTGTTACAATCGGAAGTGATCTGATTAATTCTGGATACGATATGAAAAAATGTGAAAAGTTTTTTGTTGAAATGGATCCGAGTAAGAACTTAGATAACAGCTTTAGGAATGACAAGATTGCAATGGTTTATTCAATTTATGATCAGGTTATTGAAGAAAAAAAGTATAAGAGATTTATTAACATGACAGGCATTAAGAAGACTTTTGCTTACCATTCAGGCCATTTAAATGTTTTTAGAGTGCCAAAGCTGGCTAAAGACATATATGATTTTGTTGAACAAGTGTCTATTTAG